A stretch of DNA from Juglans microcarpa x Juglans regia isolate MS1-56 chromosome 5D, Jm3101_v1.0, whole genome shotgun sequence:
tagCAGCTGGAAATGGGTATAAAGGAAGGGAAAAATGCCAGAGAAGGGAAGTCAGTTAGCATAcaatttcattttctgtttttacattccagaggttttcaaaaaatattaggatttttcattttggtgagatttgatgttgatgatggtCAATTTAGGCTAAATCTGTAGCCTGGGTTGTGGTAAAACTTTCCTTTATTCCGTATGATTGTTGGATTTCTGTAGATCTTGATTGATATATTTCACTATATCTGAAATCAAGTCTCTGAGAATGAGTTTCTGTTGGATGCGCTCGTTCTTATCCCTGTTCTGTTGTTGACACTAGGCATATCAGAACCTTGAATCAATCGAGGTGTCTCTCAGCCAAGTGTGAAAGTAAAAATTGGTTGATGATTAGTGATAGATTCTTTTAAAACCTTGGTACATGATCTCTGAGTTTATGTTCTTCAAATTGCATTTGGTTAATACCTTGATTAGATTAATAAAAAGAGAGTAGTACCCAGAAATCTTGGTGATATGTGGAGTTAAAAGAAAGTCTAAAATCGCATCGCAACCCAGGTGATTGACAGACTATTTTTGCAAAATCTCTAATTACTTTATTgtccttttaattttcttttacattagGGTGAAGTTTAAATTTCAGTTGGTTGTCATAAGTcgaatagtttattttattgagatttgaattactctgatttagtctatttccttttccaaaaatattcaaaacgaAGGCACTCTAGAAAATCAACCATACATGTCAATAGCAACATATCCTCCTTTGTGAATATAACAtttcttgatttgtttatttattttcatacaaaatctGTTTCCAAGTGACATATCATCCAaactcttttcaaatatgaaatcttTGCAATTTCATACTATTAATTGGCTGGAACCCCTCTTGTCCCTATGGAGATGACCTTGGGTGCTACCTTGTATTCCAACTAGTTCACTTCTACACTTGGGAGTAATAGTTTGGAAGCCATCAATAACCATAGCCCATTCCATAGATTCTTTAATTCCAATTAGGTAAGAGGGATTTTGAACTAAGAAATAGATTCTATAAACTAAAAAATGGTATCCTGAGTTAGATAAAAGCAATGATAGCCTTACAACCTTACTACACTTTGTTTAcaacttattaataaaataatatttttttaaaaaaattttaaacacatcaaattaaaattaaaacgaacataaatattttaaaaaatattattttattagaaggttgtagaaaaattgtaaagcataaattgttttatcatttctctttaggTAATAGTATATAGAAACAACACTTGCAAcgaatcatatttttttttttttctaagcatgcAAGTTTTCATTcagataaagaaaaaaggataCTCGTGGAAGGGGTGGACTTCCCTAACAAATGCCACAGTACAATAACTACAATGCAAAtgtggagggaaaaaaataggTTTTGGCGCTAATTTCTTGATCCCACCCATGACCTAAAAAGAGGGGGTTGTTTTAAAAGATGGTTTTTAACAGTTTGCATAGCCATGCGAACTGTGGAACCGCCATTGAAGGCGGTGGAAGCTGTGGAAGCACTGCAATTTGTTGTCTTGAGATATTTCTTAGATAGATCCATATTCCTTTTTTCAAGATTATCGGTTAGGGAAAGTGATAACAAAGTATAAAACACGATATCAGATGAACTGATCAGCAGCGGAGCATCTATCTTCCTGCGCACCTGTGATGGTTGCAAGGTGAGGTGGGGCGGATCTGAAAGATCTTGAGGTGGGGGATTTGCTGGTGCTGTGCATGTAGTCGACGGGCCTATCGGGGCGCGGTGGCGCGTGAAGGCACCACACTGAAGCAAACCACGCTTGAGGGTCACTCGTCAGAATTTTTGGCACAATTCTGCATCATCCCAAGAGATCGACAACTGTAGGGTTGCATGGTGGGGCACGTGTTGACTGTTAGTTGTTGGAGTACGGTAGATCTAACCAAAACCGAATCGGTGGAGGGGAGAGAATAAAAATACTACCATGAAAGCTAAAGTATATACATAAAGTGGTATCAGAAAGGGAACGAAGATGAGGGTGAGAAGGGATTTGAGTTTTCTAAAGAGAAGTGAGAGTTTCTCTTTCTAAAACCCATAAAAGGCAGCTCTCCAAAtagagatattttaaatgtaaGGAGTCATATTGAAACCATGAAATGTAGACATTCCTACTATCCACACCAGAATAAATgaagtttttcaaaataacCTACTACTAGGAAAAGAACTCCCAAAGATAAGAGACATAAGGCGAAACAGAGAGGGAAAAATAGATCTTTCGCATATAATCTTACTTAATCTTGAATGTTATCGATTCCGGTACGTATTGTTACAATttgtacatatataaattatttcttttgttatcataattaaacaatagacatacaaatatttaaaatgtgaAATAATCTTTATCCCAAAATCTTGAACTGATAAGAAtaagtagatttaattatttttattatattattaatactcaTCCTCAAGTGTAGGCCAAACTCTTCCTCAATAAGTGATCCCAAcatgtaaattatttaattaaatatggtaATATATAAAGTCAGGATTCAAACTTCAGACCTATATTCTGATATTATGTGAACTTAccacttattctaaaatatctttgaaaaaatatatatttaattatttagatttaattattttattcttaacgTAAAACAGTACGAAGAAGCCTACAAATTCTGTTAAACGAATAGTGTGGATTCGCGCGATAGTTATTGGACAGTAGTCCCCCAAGGCCCAACGTTATCTCGGTCTtgtaacaacaatatttttcacttcTCTGTTTACAGGAAGTGGAAAAAACTGCCTGTCCTCCTCCTCAGCCGGGCGCTGACCGCAGAGAATGGGATTGTGAGCAAGAGAGAACAAGCTCTGAAACTTACAATTCAGTATCCATTCATATGATCACTTCgactgaaaattttgaaaaagaaaaacaaacagtTAACCAATCATGTTAGCATGCCACATTACAAGGGGTTGGGTGCCTTTCTATGAGGATCCTAAACAAACAaagatcatgaaaaaaaaaaaaagggaaagaggaaaaatagaaccgaaatttatcttatttgaCAGATCCACAGTACTAACAACTGATTTGGTTAGAATTGAGGGTCCAATGAGAGATCCTCTCTAACTTATACTATGTCGGTAAACCTCTTCAAGGCAGGGTCCTTCAGACTCAACCCTGCAGAATAAACTAcagtcccgtgcaccgcactcttggaagttttcctacacggaactggttaaatcgctgacttTTCACCGAGAGGTGTGGCCTCAAAAGATTGTTTACACCTAtaaggtgttgaaccttggacttTGAAAGGAGTGATACCCTAAGATTTGAAAGGAGTGATACCCTAAGACCAAGGCATCTCTAACTTATATTTAACCTAagtaagataataaaaaatcatagtTCCTGAATCCTGCCTTAAAATGCCATAATATTCAGGTAGATAGATAGATGAgatgcaaaaatatattaacaaagTTGGCATATTGTCAGAAGGACAAAACATAATTCCATATTACCAATATAAAACTGCTATAACAAGGAGACAAGACTGGCTAAACGACAAGCAAATACAGCAGGAAACTTCATCCATCACTATCTTTTTTTTGTCCATAATTATAGCTAGACTTAAAAGATTGATAGCCACCACTCACATGGCCATCAGTTTGTCATGCCCATCCCATGTGCTCCGTCTTCAAAACATGCAAAAGATTCATGACCTTTCTATATCCAACTAACTTACATCTTCTCATTACTATTTCTTCTTTGCTACATAACAGCAATTGCATTCAACAATGAAACATACGTTATCGGAAACCTGTAACAGCAGCTTTATTTGATATCTACCTACAGAGTTGCAGTTACAATCTTAACAAAAAGCTGTTCTAAACCTGTTTTTGCAAGAGGAAAACTTTTTTTGCGTGGAAGAAAGAAACATagacaaaaagacaaaaacaaaaggaagaaaagaaagaaaaatttggcAAGCACTTGTGCAGATATATATACCTATaaagatttaaaagataaaaaaaaagcgaagaaaagataaaaaaaaattacattcaagAATGCCAGATTCCACTCAACATTAAGCGGAATCTGTTCCTGGACAGCTTCTTGACAAGTTTCTTAGCATCGGAAACGTCGGCTTGTGCAAGTTTCTCTAACTTTTCCATATACCCAGAAttgacaatttttcttttcacactATTGCAACTTGTTAATGAAATTAATATGGACAGCAGGAACCTTTTGCTACCTGAACGTTCTTCCTCTGAGTCAAGCAGTTGCAAGAGCAACCCAATATTCCGGTCATCCTGCACGAACCTCTTTCGATTTTTAGGGAGCAAGACCATGCCAGAGAGTGCCTCAGCTGCCATTTCCCGAACTTCAAATGACTTTGCATTGAGAAATTTAACAAGCTCAGGCATAAACCCCGCATCACCCATTGCTTTCTTGGCCTCCTCTGATGTCTCACTTAGCCTGAACGCCACCTTGAGTGCCAATTCCTGAACTGAAACATCCCCATATCGAATATAGTACATAAGCTGATCCACAAAACCATAATTCATCAAGCTTTTCACGGCACTCGTGGACGAGAAACACAAACTCTCAATTGCTCTCAATGCTATCTCCCGGGTTTTTAAGGAATAAGACCATTTAGGATCCACGACACGTATTAATGTGCGAATGCCTCCATCTCTAATCACTATTTCCCTGATCAATTCATCTCCAAATGCTATAGTTTGAAGGAATTCAATTGCTATCATCTGCAAAGCTTCATCCTTGGACCTTGCAAGCTTGATACAGATCGAAATAGCACCTTCTTCAATCAAAAACCGCTTTATTTCTTCAATTCCAATGAGATTTCTCAGTACCCCACAAGCAGGACCAACCAACTCTTTCTTGCAATCAACACCAGTACATAGTTTCAGCAGCGCAGTCACTCCACCGTGAGCCGAGACCGACCACGAATTTTCCGAATTCTCGGTCAGTTTTTTCAAACACCTTACAGAACCCTCTTTTGCCAAATCACTCCCACACTCCAAAACCCGAATCAACGGAGCGATTGCCCCCGCCCCGGTCAAAACCCCTTTGTACGAATCGAACCCGGCGACCACCAAGACCACCTTGGTAGACTCTTCTTGAATCTCCGTATCTGGAGAATCAAGAAAATTTAGCAAAACGTTCACGACATCGTCCACTTCCAACATTACTTTCACATATTTCTCGTCCTCTGTCACAACCTCGTACAGATTAACCAAGGCTTGCCTTTTCATTCCCGAATCACCGACCTTCATTCTGGTCAACAAGTCTCTCACATAAAACCGCATGTCGTCTCTGCAAGCACCACGACCAGGCTTTGAAACAACCAAGGCATTACCATGAGTCAAAATACCGGCAGCATACATGTCCGATAGGTCCTTCACGTGCCGATCGAGCTTCGTGAGGATCACATTCAAGTCGCTTTGCATAAGAAGCTTGCCGCTATAAGAGAGATCCACGCAACGGCGTGCGAGGTCGTAGCACTCGTTAAGTGTCACTAATATGGCAGATGCTAAGCCTGAGACTGCTGTGTTTTGGCTGGAGTACTCGCAGTTCTCCGTGGCAATTAAACCCGAGTTGAGCTCCTCGAGCTTGTCCCGAATCGACTGCCATTTCGCTGCAAAGACTTTGACTGAATGGGACAATAATATCAACGACGACAAGATCTCAAGGGCAAGTCGGAGACTGGACATTCCGGCGGATGGTACAGGCGAGCTTCGGTCTGGTTTTTCTTTACCCATTTTGGTTCTCACTGGTTTTCGAGCAAACCCATTTCCTGATTCGTGTGCTGGAGACGAATGAGAACCCTGACGATATTATCGTAGACTGGAAGATTGGGACTCTTGGCTGCTTGTCTATCCATGCTTATCCTTTATTTGCAGCTAGAAGTGAATTAGATCCCAGTACGAATTTACGGTACTAACCTTCTGGGTCGTGACTTATACTGACAGGTCAAAGAAGGTGGTGTAGGGACAGTTTTGTCATAGCAAAGGTGAGAAGGTTGGATCACTCTCTCGGGAGCTGGAAGCATATTTAAAAACGGGGATGgttaaaagggaaaaaaccaGATGGCTCAAACAAAACGacaagaataaattaataatggcATGTTAATATGGATTTATAAAGGCATTTCTTAGCTATTTTTTGCCAATATACAAAGAAACATAATAATACAAGTGTGTTAAAAGCAAGCTTACCTtaggtttattattatttgatgatTACATGATTTAGATTGGAAGTTATACGTTAGCTGTGACTACCATTATATACGTGTAATTTCCTTTTCACAACAATACAATACTCTTATCATTTTTtgtaggaaaatattttagtcacaaagtgattgtataaaagtaaacttacaaactgatgtttcttgatgtggtatgtcagattgtaaaattacttttattataaagtaaatctaacagattttatgaaaacacatcaatttataaatttactttgtataatctatttggCTGTGAAGTTATCTCTTCTTTGTATATTATTGCTTTTTactatataagaaaaatgattatttataacgaaaataactatttgagatgagaattgacttattttaataaaaaataatcactttCATAACAAATGAGAGAATTAAATTAGGCTGATCAATTGCTTGAACGCTATGATCTGGTTCTTGGGAATTAAATGcatgaagaaatatttgaatttccaggaaaaaaaaaaccttgatttTAAAgtactctatatattaatctcTAAGCACTCGCTGTGGTGATTTTCGAATCAATTTCCTAATTTCATTTGTTGTAATAGAAGAAGATCAGAAGAAAGAAACCGTAGATCAGCATGCATATTGTACGTAGATCCTGTAACCTTAATCATttgatgcatgcatatatagagAAGGTGCATGATATATTGAGTTGATTTCGCGAGAGGGAAATTGCTGCGTAATTTCTCGAAATAGGGAAACTTAAATTCATCAACTCAAActactttccttttctttacAGGTTAAAAAGCATTCGAGAAAATTAATGAGGGCCCGTTTCCACGCACTATTGGGGTCGCAGAGAATATATAGAAGAAGGAAGTGCAAAAGGAAAAGctaatttggagaaaaaaagtactgcaaaagaagaaacaaaggcTGTGAATATTGGAACCTTATTAGCTAGAGCTAAGGAGGAAAAACCAGCAGTTCTCATGCAAAATAAACACGCattactataagaaaaataaatatttataatatatcatttataACGATAgtaattatttatgatgaaaatatatttattttaatagaaaataattatttttataaaaaataactaataataaataaataattttcgtCTAGTGGATGAAACTATtgctaataaaattaaaaacaccgATGTGATTAGgtgaaaagcaagaaaaaataaaaagagagtaGCTTTCAGTACCCCTTTAGCATGGGGCATGACGACACAGTCCCCACCCAACCATGTGAAGCCCCTTAACCCTTAGTTAGGATGCCTTGAGAAGGCAGTCACCTTTTGAATGCGAAGTGGAGGTAAAATCTCCGCacaaatgaagagaaaaaaagtgttCTTTTTCTAACGCTTTTTTCAAGTTTTGATAATGAGAGGACCGGTTCTACACAAAAGCCAAGAAAAGCTGCCTCAGCTGCTGTGTCAAAACAATGACAAAGGGAtcaaaagcatgcatgcatgcatgcacttgaGCTGGGTCATGTGTATTGACCGTTAAGCTACTATGGTGCAATTCATTGTAGTTTTCGTCGAGTAAGTGTGGGGCAAAAGCAACATGCATGCCTGCTAAAACTATGGAAGATGACAAAATGACACCTACAAAAGAAATCCAATCAGTACCCATGAAAGGATCGATCCATATATGCCATTAATTATTTAGTtgtctaatttaattttctagtCACGGATCCTGATTTTATGTTATCTACTACTGATCACAATGATTATGCTAATTTATAATATAGAGTGTTCAAAATTATTCACTTTTAATGATCGATtcagcatatatattatatatatatatatatatatatatatatattattcttgcTCATGAAAGATAATTAATCAAGCATGCAGCTAGGGAAAGTCAGCATCAAAGTATCCTTTTCagccatccatccatccatccatccacaTCTATATTCCTCTCTTGCAAAAGGTGGTGGCTAGATCACGAGAAAGTTGTAACCACGACTTATGCTAATGCGTTTGAATTAATTGAAAGCTGCTTTAAGATATACAGTGTACACTGTATTTAAAGCTCCAAGctgaaaccaaaccaaaaaacgTCCTCACCGACTCTACGCtgtgttgggtttttttttattaatgcttATGGAGTTAGGTACAATGCCATTTGTACGCAAAAGCAAGCAGAATGCGATGGCCTAGGAAAACTTTGAGTAGGGAAGAAGGGAAATTTGATATGTACTCGAGCATTTATGgttgtatatataatacctTAGCTTTGAAGAGAAAAGTACACGTGacaatatatatgttgtgttCATGATCTACTGATCCTCCAAAGAGGGCCAAGCTGCTAGAAGATATGCCTGCCAATaatcatgaaaaattatatataagacaaATCAGATATCTTGCTTCATGATCATTTGGTGTTGTCAATCCTTAATAGGAAACCGTTGTGTTTTCACGATCATGCCTACTATTTTGGGGTCGAAATGTTGTTGAATTCggcatattatttatttatttattattacgaTCTTCATGATCATCTAGAGAAATTAGTCCACGTACATCCAGAACAATTTGGATCATGTATTTAGAAATatttccatttatatatatataagacccATGCAGGTAGAAAAAGTTCAATTAACTGCTTCTGCAAACTTTAAATAATTGAATGTACGTAAGCATGTGATCGACGTTGTTTTATGtgcttatatgtgtgtgtgtgtgtatagatATAGATAGATATAGATATTAGTGGTAGACAATAAAGATTTGAACTTGGCTTTATCTAAACTCAAATAATCGGTTAACGAGATCAATTAGGAGAATATACAAATTTTGGATGTTGATGTGATGTGTTAAAAGAGCTTTCTCATCGTCGGTGAGTGGTTGATGCCGACTCTTCCAAAATAATTAAGCATACAACTTTAATCCCCATCTTTGGGACCCTTAACATGCATTTGactgaactatatatatatatatatatatatatatatatatatatatatatatatatatcttattagCAGCTAGTCAATGAGAAGAAAATATGAAAGATCTGCCTGGTCCCAAGATTTTAAACTCCTTCCAAACATGATGCAATATCCAAGATTGCAGCGAACAAAACTTGGTTAATTAAAGTCTTTGTTTGTTTCATCCTCATGATCACTAAGATTTTGGAAAACTAGCTCTGTTTCTGCAGCTGATATTGCAAGAAAAATGTGTGCCcaggaatattaatattgatcatgatcatgcacAGAACTTTAACCCTCGCCCAAGACTGATATGGTTATTATAATTATGTTCGAATCTGAGTGAGACAGCTCAACAACTTTAGTTACACGTAGTTAGATAATAATGCATTAGACAGTACTGTTAATGTAGGGTGGGAACACAAACAAAGTTTCAGTTTGCACTGAATGATGATATCTAAAGATAGAAAAATAGACCTGCCACCAAACCTAAGTCTAAAACCCTTCTCAAGATTATCGTATCAACTTTTCTGAAGGCTTGAAGGATGAGATAATTGTGAAGTAAAATCATGATGATGGCGATGAGCAACACTTGTAAGATCTTACGTACGTACTGACCCCACAAAATAAAACTCTCACCTACACCTTTCATCAGTTCTCGTCATTATTATCTAGTGAATtctaaaatgataattaatcTTTCATGGAGGTGTGGATAAATATTTAGAAGTGGATTGAGGCCGGTGATCGGTTTTAAGTTCATCAATGGACGTCCTTTCATTGATATGTTGGTggtgtttaaatatatatacattcacaCGCGCGAGAGAATTAGCAGTCACATGAATACATTAACCTGTACGTACACAGCTGGACGTACAAATATTCTACAAAAGGAAACAATCATGTAACAGCAGATTTGGTGCCAGTATGATCATCGATCGTT
This window harbors:
- the LOC121265249 gene encoding vacuolar protein 8-like isoform X2 translates to MGKEKPDRSSPVPSAGMSSLRLALEILSSLILLSHSVKVFAAKWQSIRDKLEELNSGLIATENCEYSSQNTAVSGLASAILVTLNECYDLARRCVDLSYSGKLLMQSDLNVILTKLDRHVKDLSDMYAAGILTHGNALVVSKPGRGACRDDMRFYVRDLLTRMKVGDSGMKRQALVNLYEVVTEDEKYVKVMLEVDDVVNVLLNFLDSPDTEIQEESTKVVLVVAGFDSYKGVLTGAGAIAPLIRVLECGSDLAKEGSVRCLKKLTENSENSWSVSAHGGVTALLKLCTGVDCKKELVGPACGVLRNLIGIEEIKRFLIEEGAISICIKLARSKDEALQMIAIEFLQTIAFGDELIREIVIRDGGIRTLIRVVDPKWSYSLKTREIALRAIESLCFSSTSAVKSLMNYGFVDQLMYYIRYGDVSVQELALKVAFRLSETSEEAKKAMGDAGFMPELVKFLNAKSFEVREMAAEALSGMVLLPKNRKRFVQDDRNIGLLLQLLDSEEERSVEVII
- the LOC121265249 gene encoding vacuolar protein 8-like isoform X1, which translates into the protein MGKEKPDRSSPVPSAGMSSLRLALEILSSLILLSHSVKVFAAKWQSIRDKLEELNSGLIATENCEYSSQNTAVSGLASAILVTLNECYDLARRCVDLSYSGKLLMQSDLNVILTKLDRHVKDLSDMYAAGILTHGNALVVSKPGRGACRDDMRFYVRDLLTRMKVGDSGMKRQALVNLYEVVTEDEKYVKVMLEVDDVVNVLLNFLDSPDTEIQEESTKVVLVVAGFDSYKGVLTGAGAIAPLIRVLECGSDLAKEGSVRCLKKLTENSENSWSVSAHGGVTALLKLCTGVDCKKELVGPACGVLRNLIGIEEIKRFLIEEGAISICIKLARSKDEALQMIAIEFLQTIAFGDELIREIVIRDGGIRTLIRVVDPKWSYSLKTREIALRAIESLCFSSTSAVKSLMNYGFVDQLMYYIRYGDVSVQELALKVAFRLSETSEEAKKAMGDAGFMPELVKFLNAKSFEVREMAAEALSGMVLLPKNRKRFVQDDRNIGLLLQLLDSEEERSGSKRFLLSILISLTSCNSVKRKIVNSGYMEKLEKLAQADVSDAKKLVKKLSRNRFRLMLSGIWHS